In Cedecea neteri, a single genomic region encodes these proteins:
- a CDS encoding fasciclin domain-containing protein: MNKYFASAVCASAFFSTLSIASMTNDSVMVGGAAMYPSKNIVENAVNSKDHTTLVAAVKAAGLVDTLESKGPFTVFAPTDAAFAKLPAGTVSNLVKPENKATLTSILTYHVVAGKYDMKALEKKIQQGGGSAELKTVNGQPLWIMNNGPHNIQLKDGKGNIANISTYDVNQKNGVIDVIDTVLMPK; the protein is encoded by the coding sequence ATGAACAAGTATTTTGCCTCCGCCGTGTGCGCCTCTGCCTTTTTCAGTACGCTGAGCATTGCCTCAATGACGAACGATTCCGTGATGGTCGGCGGGGCTGCGATGTACCCGTCAAAAAATATTGTTGAGAACGCCGTGAATTCTAAAGATCACACCACGCTGGTTGCGGCGGTGAAAGCCGCCGGTTTAGTCGATACGCTGGAGAGCAAAGGGCCATTTACCGTCTTTGCCCCAACCGATGCCGCGTTTGCCAAACTGCCGGCGGGCACGGTCAGCAATCTGGTTAAACCGGAAAACAAAGCCACGTTGACCAGCATCCTGACCTATCATGTGGTGGCAGGAAAATACGACATGAAAGCGCTGGAGAAAAAAATCCAGCAGGGTGGCGGCAGCGCAGAATTAAAAACGGTGAACGGCCAGCCGCTGTGGATCATGAATAACGGCCCACACAATATTCAGCTCAAAGACGGGAAAGGCAACATCGCCAATATCAGCACTTATGACGTAAACCAGAAAAATGGTGTGATAGACGTGATTGATACCGTCCTGATGCCGAAGTGA
- a CDS encoding RNA polymerase sigma factor has protein sequence MDKTLVEQQVKLMRAVAEGDRRAFEQLYRLTSPHLFAVALRTVQRRAWAEEILHDAFLTVWNKASGYDPAISAPVTWLTHIVRNRCIDWLRSGQSRAANQEDELSDNAADIESEGDNGWCDEQQAGRLRGCLDNLTSEQRQSVVLAYYQGMSHGDIADWLQQPLGTVKSWIRRALDHLKDCVGL, from the coding sequence ATGGATAAAACTCTGGTAGAACAGCAGGTAAAACTGATGCGGGCGGTTGCTGAAGGCGACCGCCGCGCATTTGAACAACTCTATCGCCTGACGTCCCCCCATTTGTTTGCGGTGGCGCTGCGTACCGTTCAGCGCCGGGCGTGGGCCGAAGAGATTCTGCACGATGCTTTTCTTACTGTTTGGAATAAAGCGTCAGGCTACGATCCGGCCATAAGCGCCCCCGTGACCTGGCTGACCCACATTGTCCGCAACCGCTGTATCGACTGGCTGCGCAGCGGCCAATCCCGCGCGGCAAATCAGGAAGACGAACTCAGCGACAACGCGGCGGATATTGAAAGTGAAGGGGACAACGGCTGGTGCGATGAACAGCAGGCAGGCCGCCTGCGCGGATGCCTTGACAATTTGACCAGCGAGCAGAGGCAGAGCGTGGTGCTGGCCTACTATCAGGGCATGTCCCACGGCGATATCGCCGACTGGCTGCAGCAGCCGCTCGGCACGGTGAAAAGTTGGATCCGCCGGGCGCTGGATCACCTTAAGGATTGCGTCGGACTATGA
- a CDS encoding anti-sigma factor encodes MNSNQQRDNALASEYALGTLRGSARLRFEKRLQLEPDLAALVGRWQTLLGGLDSQLQSQHPPETVWKKIQLSLPPERNVVMRSRWNWNYLGWALAAGLAAVALVPYFSSRAPDLAPLMVLNGASQQGQWLVSADSDRKTLRLTPLQMASVSASNSLQLWAIPIGAKPVSLGLLDSKAVTQVSNGNVTLSRGVTIAISLEPQGGSPTGQPTGPVVYSGVL; translated from the coding sequence ATGAACAGCAACCAACAAAGAGATAACGCCCTGGCCTCTGAATACGCGCTGGGCACGCTGCGCGGCAGCGCCCGGTTGCGCTTCGAAAAACGTCTCCAGCTCGAGCCGGATCTCGCCGCGCTCGTGGGCCGCTGGCAAACCCTGCTTGGTGGGCTGGATAGTCAACTCCAATCCCAACATCCGCCGGAAACCGTGTGGAAGAAAATTCAGCTTAGCCTGCCGCCGGAGCGTAATGTCGTCATGCGCTCGCGCTGGAACTGGAATTACCTTGGCTGGGCGCTGGCCGCCGGGCTTGCTGCGGTTGCGCTGGTGCCATATTTCAGTAGCAGAGCACCGGATCTGGCGCCGCTTATGGTGCTTAATGGCGCCAGTCAGCAGGGACAGTGGCTGGTGAGCGCAGACAGTGACCGGAAAACGCTGCGCCTGACGCCGCTGCAGATGGCCTCTGTCTCCGCCAGCAACAGCCTGCAGCTGTGGGCTATCCCGATTGGCGCGAAGCCTGTTTCTCTGGGGCTTTTGGACAGTAAAGCAGTGACTCAGGTTAGTAATGGAAATGTGACGTTGTCACGAGGCGTGACGATCGCCATCAGCCTGGAGCCGCAGGGCGGTTCGCCGACCGGGCAGCCAACGGGGCCGGTGGTGTATAGCGGGGTGTTGTAG
- the ansP gene encoding L-asparagine permease, with amino-acid sequence MKTKTEAEHRAAKRRWLNSQDSGYHQAMSNRHVQMIAIGGAIGTGLFLGAGARLQAAGPALALIYLVCGIFSFFILRALGELVIHRPSSGSFVSYTREFLGEKAAYVCGWMYFVNWAMTGIVDITAVALYMHYWGAFGDVPQWVFALGALAVVAAMNMIGVKWFAEMEFWFALVKVLAIVAFLIVGTIFLGTGKPIDGNSTGFHLITDNGGLFPHGLLPALVLIQGVVFAFASIELVGTAAGECKDPKTMVPKAINSVIWRIGLFYVGSVVLLVLLLPWNAYQAGQSPFVTFFSKLGVPYIGDVMNIVVLTAALSSLNSGLYCTGRILRSMSMGGSAPQFMSKMSKNQVPYAGILVTSGVYVLGVFLNYLVPSQVFEIVLNMASLGIITSWAFIVLCQIRLRKAIKEGKADDVSFKLPGAPFTSWLTLLFLLGVLVLMAMDYPNGTFTIASIPVLAILLTLGWFGARKRVHEVAQQVHDHHE; translated from the coding sequence ATGAAAACAAAGACTGAAGCGGAACACCGCGCCGCCAAACGGCGCTGGCTGAATTCCCAGGACTCGGGGTATCACCAGGCAATGAGCAATCGCCACGTGCAGATGATTGCCATCGGCGGCGCCATCGGTACCGGCCTGTTTCTCGGCGCAGGTGCGCGCCTGCAGGCGGCAGGGCCGGCGCTGGCATTAATCTATCTGGTTTGCGGCATTTTCTCTTTCTTCATCCTCCGCGCTTTGGGCGAGCTGGTTATCCATCGCCCGTCCAGCGGCAGTTTCGTCTCCTACACCCGTGAATTCCTCGGTGAAAAAGCCGCCTACGTTTGCGGCTGGATGTATTTCGTCAACTGGGCGATGACCGGCATCGTGGACATCACCGCCGTAGCGCTCTACATGCACTACTGGGGCGCGTTTGGCGATGTACCGCAGTGGGTGTTCGCCCTCGGCGCGCTGGCCGTGGTCGCGGCGATGAACATGATTGGCGTGAAATGGTTTGCCGAGATGGAATTCTGGTTTGCACTGGTCAAAGTGTTGGCTATCGTCGCCTTCCTGATCGTCGGCACCATTTTCCTCGGCACCGGGAAACCGATTGACGGCAACAGCACCGGCTTCCACCTGATAACCGATAACGGCGGCCTCTTCCCTCACGGCCTGCTGCCTGCGCTGGTGTTGATTCAGGGCGTAGTGTTCGCCTTTGCCTCCATCGAATTAGTGGGCACCGCCGCCGGGGAATGTAAAGACCCGAAAACCATGGTGCCGAAGGCCATTAACAGCGTGATCTGGCGTATTGGCCTGTTCTATGTTGGCTCCGTGGTGCTGCTGGTTCTGCTGCTGCCGTGGAATGCCTATCAGGCGGGGCAAAGCCCGTTCGTGACCTTCTTCTCGAAGCTCGGCGTACCTTACATCGGCGACGTGATGAATATCGTGGTGTTAACCGCGGCGCTCTCCAGCCTGAACTCCGGCCTGTACTGCACCGGGCGTATTCTGCGCTCGATGTCGATGGGCGGTTCCGCCCCTCAGTTCATGTCGAAAATGAGCAAGAATCAGGTGCCTTATGCGGGGATTCTGGTCACCAGCGGCGTGTACGTGCTTGGCGTGTTCCTGAACTATCTGGTGCCTTCGCAGGTGTTTGAGATCGTGCTGAATATGGCGTCACTGGGCATCATCACCTCCTGGGCGTTTATCGTGCTGTGTCAGATTCGCCTGCGCAAGGCGATTAAAGAAGGGAAAGCGGACGACGTGAGCTTCAAGCTGCCGGGCGCGCCGTTTACCTCCTGGCTGACGCTGCTGTTCCTGCTTGGCGTGCTGGTATTGATGGCGATGGACTACCCGAACGGGACGTTCACCATTGCTTCCATTCCAGTGCTGGCAATTCTGCTGACGCTGGGCTGGTTTGGCGCTCGTAAGCGCGTGCATGAAGTGGCTCAGCAGGTTCACGATCACCACGAGTAG
- a CDS encoding efflux RND transporter periplasmic adaptor subunit, translating to MNIKWSKKGLAMACVLAGAAGLWLYSQASSPATQKKTALPKVSLVAATSQTLPLTFSTQGHLVSLNEVDIRAQITSPVSQVAFHEGDFVKQGQLLFVLDDAEEQAALGHAQAQLGVIKAELDKADRDLSRGQPLLKTHYISSSDWDALVSAQQQAAAQYKSAQDDIHTAQAQLAYTRIYAPVSGKTGALNVHIGSLAQPGSTLPMVSINQFDPIGAEFTLPEQDLNAVVAAQHQGPVEVQVTDASGKPVTGTLSFIDNTVSQDSGTVNFKARFANGENQLWPGAYQNITVSAGSTPNVVVLPPQAVQDGPDGHFVYVIDAQMHATTQPVTLLRIQQQMAVVSGIQPGMKVVLEGANALRPGMTVKVVNAPVGSAS from the coding sequence ATGAACATAAAATGGTCAAAAAAAGGGCTGGCGATGGCCTGCGTACTGGCGGGGGCGGCGGGGCTATGGCTGTACTCCCAGGCCTCATCTCCGGCAACGCAAAAGAAAACGGCGCTGCCGAAAGTTAGCCTGGTCGCCGCGACCAGCCAAACGTTGCCGCTGACATTCTCCACCCAGGGTCATCTTGTGTCGCTCAATGAGGTGGACATTCGCGCGCAAATCACCAGCCCGGTGAGCCAGGTTGCCTTCCACGAAGGGGATTTTGTTAAGCAAGGTCAGCTGTTGTTTGTGCTGGATGATGCCGAAGAGCAGGCCGCTCTGGGTCACGCCCAGGCCCAGCTTGGGGTCATCAAAGCCGAGTTGGATAAAGCCGATCGCGACCTCAGCCGTGGACAGCCGCTGCTGAAAACCCACTACATTTCGTCTTCAGACTGGGATGCGCTGGTTAGTGCGCAACAGCAGGCAGCGGCACAGTACAAATCTGCCCAGGATGATATTCATACCGCCCAGGCGCAGCTTGCCTACACCCGCATTTACGCGCCTGTTAGCGGTAAAACAGGCGCATTGAACGTGCATATCGGCAGCCTTGCGCAGCCGGGCAGCACGTTACCGATGGTCAGTATTAATCAGTTTGATCCGATTGGCGCAGAATTTACCCTGCCGGAGCAGGATCTCAACGCGGTGGTTGCCGCGCAGCATCAGGGGCCGGTAGAAGTGCAGGTGACAGACGCCAGCGGAAAACCGGTAACAGGTACGCTCAGCTTTATTGATAACACCGTCAGCCAGGACAGCGGCACGGTGAACTTTAAAGCCCGCTTTGCCAACGGTGAAAACCAGCTCTGGCCGGGTGCTTATCAGAATATTACGGTCAGCGCGGGCAGTACGCCGAATGTTGTTGTGTTACCGCCTCAGGCCGTGCAGGACGGCCCCGACGGGCATTTTGTCTACGTTATCGACGCCCAAATGCACGCCACAACGCAACCGGTCACGCTGTTGCGCATCCAGCAGCAAATGGCGGTGGTGAGCGGCATTCAACCCGGTATGAAAGTGGTGCTGGAGGGAGCTAATGCCCTGCGTCCGGGCATGACCGTGAAGGTGGTTAACGCGCCTGTGGGGTCTGCATCATGA
- a CDS encoding efflux RND transporter permease subunit, which produces MTFAEQCLKRPIAVMLLWLAVMVAGAVCWFKLPIAALPNYDTPTIQVSASLSGASPETMASSVATPLEKKLSTIPGVVNMTSNSLEGATTIVIEFDPSRDIDSAAVDVQSALYQALKQLPSQMTTPPSFRKINPADAPIIQIGIDSPSMALSDLNRFSDDLISPALSTLNGVAQVTVLGQKRYAVRVEVNPDKLAATNLTLEDVHTALAAANDNSPIGELDGKRQMVMLQTSGDLRNAADFAKVIVATRNGQPVRLSDVATVQDSIENTLSYSAVNGNRAIVLSVQRQPGANIVSTIDAIRQLMPKLQAQMPSSVSVKFLNDRSLSIRAAIHDVTLTLLLTIALVVMVILMFLRHIRATIIPALSLPISLLGAFGLMYAFGLSLDNISLMGLTIAVGLVVDDAIVVLENIMRYMEEGETPYRAALKGVKEVAFTVISISLSLVAVFIPIFFMPGTIGLLFHEFAYVVSLTILVSAAASLTIIPLLVPKLIREHTPEDKPEPRWSQVFERGFEALRRQYGNGLEWAVSHRVIMIGVALSTIALTIGLYWFSPKGFFPQEDIGQVTASIDAPQDMSYLGRLGVAQQLGKTLMKDPAVSDVLTRVDHDTTQLSLTLKDQSQRPPLDAVLKQLRSETGYLPGIKVYFSPVQNLRVGGRSAKSTYQYTLQAVSSGDTSLNDWANRLMAEMQKSGVFVGLNTDAQLNGLQAQLVIDRNKASLMGVDIQQIRDTLYDAFGTYQVSTIYAPEDSYEVIMEVQEPFRQDESDLSKIYVRSSSGALLPITTFTTISRTQGVTAVNHQGQLPAITLSFDLAPGKSLSDATAAIAQAQQAIHLPSSVFGTYAGQAALFQQSQSSQIWLIVLALAVIYVILGVLYESWIHPLTILLGLPSAAVGALLALRLFNLDLTFIAMIGILLLIGIVKKNAIMMIDFALVAQREHGMTPHDAIMQACLQRFRPIMMTTLCAIMGAIPIALGLGAGAELRQPMGVAIVGGLLFSQLITLFITPVLFLLFDGNPQGTKE; this is translated from the coding sequence ATGACATTTGCCGAACAATGCCTGAAACGGCCGATTGCCGTGATGCTGCTGTGGCTGGCGGTAATGGTCGCCGGCGCAGTGTGCTGGTTTAAACTGCCCATCGCCGCGCTGCCCAACTACGACACGCCGACGATCCAGGTCAGCGCTTCGCTTTCTGGTGCCAGTCCCGAAACCATGGCTTCGTCGGTGGCGACGCCGCTGGAGAAAAAGTTGTCGACCATTCCTGGCGTAGTGAACATGACCTCCAACAGCCTCGAGGGTGCCACAACTATCGTCATTGAGTTTGACCCGTCGCGGGATATTGATTCGGCGGCGGTGGACGTGCAGTCCGCGCTGTACCAGGCGTTAAAACAGCTGCCATCGCAGATGACCACGCCGCCGTCATTCCGCAAAATTAACCCAGCGGATGCGCCGATCATTCAAATTGGTATCGACTCACCGTCGATGGCGCTGTCTGACCTGAACCGCTTCTCGGATGACCTGATCTCACCGGCGCTTTCCACCCTGAACGGCGTGGCGCAGGTGACGGTGCTGGGGCAGAAACGCTACGCGGTGCGCGTGGAGGTGAACCCGGACAAGCTGGCGGCCACCAATCTGACGCTGGAAGATGTACATACCGCGCTCGCGGCCGCCAACGACAACTCACCGATCGGCGAACTGGACGGCAAACGCCAGATGGTGATGCTGCAAACCAGCGGCGATTTGCGCAACGCAGCGGACTTCGCCAAAGTCATTGTCGCCACCCGTAACGGCCAGCCGGTCCGGCTTTCAGATGTGGCCACCGTGCAGGACAGCATTGAAAATACGCTGAGCTACAGCGCCGTGAACGGTAACCGTGCGATTGTACTCAGCGTGCAGCGTCAGCCAGGTGCAAACATTGTTTCCACCATCGACGCCATTCGCCAGTTGATGCCAAAACTGCAGGCACAGATGCCGTCGTCGGTTAGCGTGAAGTTTCTCAACGACCGCTCGCTGTCGATCCGTGCGGCGATTCATGACGTAACGCTGACGCTGCTGTTGACCATTGCCCTGGTGGTGATGGTGATCCTGATGTTCCTGCGTCATATTCGGGCGACGATCATTCCTGCGCTCAGCCTGCCGATTTCTCTGCTCGGCGCCTTCGGCCTGATGTACGCCTTTGGTCTGAGCCTCGACAATATCTCGCTGATGGGGCTGACCATCGCCGTCGGCCTGGTGGTGGACGATGCGATTGTGGTGCTGGAGAACATCATGCGCTACATGGAAGAGGGGGAAACGCCGTACCGCGCGGCGCTGAAAGGGGTGAAAGAGGTGGCGTTCACCGTTATCTCCATTTCGCTTTCCCTGGTGGCGGTGTTTATTCCGATCTTCTTTATGCCGGGCACGATTGGCCTGCTGTTCCACGAGTTTGCCTATGTGGTGTCGCTGACGATTCTGGTTTCGGCAGCTGCATCGTTGACCATAATTCCTTTGCTGGTCCCTAAACTTATCCGCGAGCACACGCCGGAAGACAAACCTGAACCGCGCTGGAGCCAGGTCTTTGAGCGCGGGTTCGAAGCGCTGCGCCGCCAGTACGGGAACGGGCTGGAATGGGCGGTTTCTCATCGCGTGATTATGATCGGCGTCGCGCTCAGCACGATTGCGCTGACCATCGGCCTGTACTGGTTTTCACCGAAGGGCTTCTTCCCGCAGGAAGATATCGGGCAGGTAACCGCCAGCATTGATGCGCCGCAGGATATGTCCTATCTCGGGCGACTGGGCGTGGCGCAGCAGTTGGGTAAAACGCTGATGAAAGATCCTGCCGTCAGCGACGTACTGACCCGCGTTGACCACGACACCACGCAGTTAAGCCTGACGCTAAAAGACCAAAGTCAGCGCCCGCCGCTGGACGCAGTGCTGAAACAGCTGCGTTCGGAAACAGGGTATTTACCGGGCATTAAAGTTTACTTCAGCCCGGTGCAAAACCTGCGAGTAGGCGGCCGCAGTGCGAAAAGTACCTACCAGTACACGCTGCAGGCGGTCAGCAGCGGTGATACCAGCCTCAACGACTGGGCCAACCGGCTGATGGCGGAAATGCAAAAAAGCGGGGTCTTTGTCGGGCTGAATACCGACGCGCAGCTTAACGGGCTGCAGGCGCAATTAGTTATCGACAGAAACAAAGCCTCGCTGATGGGCGTGGATATCCAGCAGATTCGCGACACGCTGTATGACGCGTTCGGCACATACCAGGTGTCGACGATTTATGCCCCGGAAGACAGCTATGAAGTGATCATGGAAGTTCAGGAACCGTTCCGGCAGGACGAAAGTGACCTGTCGAAAATCTATGTCCGGTCATCAAGTGGGGCGCTGCTGCCGATCACCACCTTTACGACGATTTCTCGCACCCAGGGCGTGACGGCGGTAAACCACCAGGGGCAGCTGCCGGCGATTACGCTTTCGTTCGACCTTGCGCCGGGGAAATCGCTGTCAGATGCGACGGCGGCCATTGCTCAGGCCCAGCAGGCGATTCATCTGCCGTCTTCGGTGTTTGGTACCTACGCCGGGCAGGCGGCGCTGTTCCAGCAGTCCCAGAGCAGCCAGATCTGGCTGATTGTGCTGGCGCTGGCGGTGATTTACGTGATTCTCGGCGTGCTGTATGAAAGCTGGATCCACCCGCTGACCATTCTGCTTGGCCTACCTTCGGCGGCGGTAGGTGCGCTGCTGGCGCTGAGGCTGTTTAATCTCGATCTTACGTTTATCGCGATGATTGGTATTCTGCTGCTGATAGGTATTGTCAAAAAGAACGCTATCATGATGATAGATTTCGCGTTAGTGGCGCAGCGGGAACACGGCATGACGCCGCATGATGCGATTATGCAGGCCTGTTTGCAGCGGTTCCGACCGATTATGATGACTACGCTTTGCGCCATTATGGGGGCGATCCCCATTGCGTTGGGCCTGGGGGCCGGGGCCGAGTTGCGCCAGCCGATGGGCGTGGCGATTGTCGGGGGACTGCTGTTCTCGCAGCTGATCACTTTGTTTATTACGCCGGTACTGTTCCTGCTGTTTGACGGCAACCCACAAGGAACGAAGGAGTGA
- a CDS encoding heavy metal response regulator transcription factor, with the protein MKILLVEDQKMASEYIAKGLRENDFVVDVAGNGIDGLHYLLTTDYDLAILDVMLPGIDGWKIIEMARQAGKQTPIMFLTARDDVEDRVHGLELGAEDYLIKPFSFSELLARARVILRRSAPPTAILEENLLQVGDLKLDFLRHKVSRAGVRIELTQKEFLLLSLLMRRSGEVLSRTVIAEQVWDMNFDPETNVIDVAIRRLRNKIDDGFEDKLLHTLRGAGYVLELRG; encoded by the coding sequence ATGAAAATTCTGCTGGTGGAAGATCAGAAAATGGCCTCGGAGTACATTGCCAAAGGGCTGCGCGAGAATGATTTCGTGGTCGACGTCGCCGGGAACGGTATCGACGGCCTGCATTACCTCCTGACCACGGACTATGACCTGGCGATCCTCGACGTGATGCTGCCCGGTATTGACGGCTGGAAGATAATCGAAATGGCGCGTCAGGCCGGAAAACAGACGCCCATCATGTTTCTTACCGCGCGGGATGACGTAGAAGACAGAGTTCACGGCCTCGAGCTGGGCGCGGAAGATTATCTGATCAAGCCTTTTTCCTTTAGCGAGCTGCTGGCGCGGGCGAGGGTGATTCTGCGCCGTTCTGCGCCGCCGACCGCGATTCTTGAGGAAAATTTGCTGCAGGTGGGCGATTTGAAGCTCGACTTTCTGCGCCACAAGGTGTCCCGCGCCGGGGTTCGTATTGAGCTGACGCAAAAAGAATTTCTGCTGCTTAGCCTGCTAATGCGCCGCTCGGGGGAAGTGCTCTCCCGCACCGTGATTGCCGAGCAGGTGTGGGACATGAATTTTGATCCGGAAACTAACGTGATAGACGTCGCCATCCGCCGCTTGCGCAACAAAATTGACGACGGCTTTGAGGATAAATTACTCCATACCCTGCGCGGCGCGGGGTATGTGCTGGAATTACGCGGATGA
- a CDS encoding heavy metal sensor histidine kinase, whose translation MIKLSHLSITARLTLYFSVTMAIVLYSVSGVLYSTMRQQLNHKDELELQSSIQFQQEIATAIGERQDNGEEWQTELLESVVRQERLSLRIFSPEGKVYAQSNNMVIPEQDFPLPGPGFSYREWHYRAENIRQKYLITSTLFTLKNNQKWLVQAALNVSGNNEIINTYYKRMQFFAALAILLFAAFGWWLARRGLAPLRTITTEIEKIHANDLHTRILDQRWPPELNALAASFDRMMMRLEASFHQLNRFSSDIAHELRGPINNLISAASVIQTKDRSAEEYQETLAAIVEEGERLSRMISSMLFLARADNSREVLNAEWLDSSHEFGKLIGFYDILAEEKEITLESRGDVSFYADPQLIQRALSNLLSNALRHTPEKGHITLSAKLTNEQVVLSVSDNGEGIRPEHLPLIFDRFFRGEASRSATENTGLGLAIVKTIAELHGGKISVVSEPGRGSTFTLSLPRHETV comes from the coding sequence ATGATAAAACTGTCGCATTTGTCGATCACCGCGCGCCTGACGCTCTACTTCTCCGTCACGATGGCCATTGTGCTTTACAGCGTGTCCGGCGTGCTTTATTCGACTATGCGCCAGCAGCTCAATCATAAAGACGAGCTGGAGTTACAAAGTTCTATCCAGTTCCAACAGGAAATTGCCACCGCCATCGGCGAGCGTCAGGACAACGGGGAGGAGTGGCAAACCGAACTGCTGGAGTCCGTGGTGCGCCAGGAGCGGCTGTCGCTGCGTATCTTCAGCCCGGAAGGCAAGGTGTACGCGCAATCCAACAACATGGTTATCCCGGAGCAGGATTTTCCGTTGCCAGGCCCCGGTTTTAGCTACCGGGAATGGCATTATCGCGCGGAGAATATCCGGCAAAAATACTTAATTACCTCCACGCTGTTCACCCTGAAAAATAACCAGAAATGGCTGGTGCAGGCGGCGCTCAACGTCTCCGGCAACAATGAAATCATCAACACCTATTACAAACGAATGCAGTTTTTTGCCGCGCTGGCGATCCTGCTGTTTGCTGCCTTTGGCTGGTGGCTTGCCCGCCGGGGATTAGCGCCGCTGCGTACGATCACCACCGAAATTGAGAAAATTCACGCCAACGATCTGCATACCAGGATCCTGGACCAGCGCTGGCCACCGGAGCTGAACGCCCTGGCGGCGTCGTTTGACCGCATGATGATGCGCCTTGAGGCCTCGTTCCATCAGCTAAATCGCTTTTCCTCGGACATCGCCCACGAGCTGCGCGGGCCGATCAACAACCTGATCTCTGCCGCCAGCGTCATTCAGACCAAAGATCGCAGCGCCGAAGAGTACCAGGAAACGCTGGCCGCTATTGTGGAGGAGGGCGAGCGGTTATCGCGGATGATCTCCTCCATGCTGTTTCTTGCCAGGGCAGATAACAGCCGCGAAGTGTTGAATGCCGAATGGCTCGATAGCTCGCATGAGTTCGGCAAACTGATTGGTTTCTACGACATTCTTGCAGAAGAAAAAGAGATTACTCTCGAAAGCCGTGGCGACGTTTCATTCTATGCGGACCCGCAGCTTATCCAGCGTGCACTCTCTAATTTGCTCTCCAATGCCCTGCGCCACACGCCGGAAAAGGGGCATATTACGCTCAGCGCGAAGCTTACTAATGAACAGGTGGTATTGAGCGTGAGTGATAATGGCGAAGGTATCCGGCCTGAACATTTGCCGCTGATTTTTGATCGTTTTTTCCGCGGAGAAGCGTCCCGCAGCGCCACGGAGAACACCGGGCTGGGGCTGGCGATTGTGAAAACCATTGCGGAACTGCACGGCGGGAAAATCAGCGTGGTCAGCGAGCCGGGGCGAGGTAGTACCTTCACATTATCTTTGCCACGGCATGAAACGGTTTAA
- a CDS encoding efflux RND transporter periplasmic adaptor subunit produces the protein MLLKHFSRRAIALTVALIILLTIALFFFLRSPDTPDYVTAPVRKGDIENSVLATGRIDAIERVNVGAQVSGQVKSLKVKLGDHVTKGQSIADIDDVPQRNELRNAEAALNVVKADLQAKQALLKQSELRFKRQRQMLSEDASSREDFESAEATLATTRAELLSLNAKLVQAQIEVDKKKVDLGYTRVVAPMDGIVIAVVTQQGQTVNSSQSAPTIIKLARLDVMTIKAQISEADITRISAGQKARFTIFSEPDKHYDATLRTVELAPESVMKDDSLAGSSSASGSGTSNASVYYNALLDVPNPENRLRIAMTAQVTLLAGEAKDTLLVPIQAVHKAEGNKQEVQVLRADGKLEAREVKTGITNSVDIQILEGLNVGENVVLSQPGEKAPGEGFVL, from the coding sequence ATGCTATTGAAACACTTTTCTCGCCGTGCCATTGCCCTGACCGTGGCGCTGATCATCCTCCTGACTATCGCTCTGTTCTTCTTCCTCAGAAGCCCGGATACACCTGATTATGTGACTGCTCCTGTACGCAAGGGCGATATCGAAAACTCTGTCCTGGCTACCGGGCGAATCGATGCTATTGAGCGCGTTAACGTCGGGGCGCAGGTTTCAGGCCAGGTCAAGTCGCTCAAAGTGAAGCTGGGAGACCATGTCACCAAAGGGCAGTCCATCGCCGACATTGATGATGTGCCACAGCGTAACGAACTGCGTAACGCCGAAGCCGCGCTCAATGTAGTCAAAGCCGATCTGCAGGCTAAGCAAGCGCTCCTGAAACAATCTGAGCTACGGTTCAAACGCCAGCGCCAGATGCTGAGCGAAGATGCCAGCTCGCGCGAAGATTTTGAGTCTGCAGAAGCCACGCTTGCCACTACGCGGGCAGAATTACTCTCTCTGAATGCCAAACTTGTTCAGGCGCAGATTGAAGTGGATAAGAAAAAAGTCGATCTTGGCTATACGCGAGTCGTGGCACCGATGGACGGGATTGTTATCGCCGTTGTCACGCAGCAAGGGCAGACCGTGAACTCCAGCCAAAGTGCGCCGACCATCATCAAGCTGGCTCGTCTCGACGTCATGACCATCAAGGCTCAGATCTCTGAAGCCGATATCACCCGCATTTCCGCAGGACAAAAAGCCCGTTTCACTATTTTCTCTGAGCCTGACAAACATTACGACGCGACGTTGCGCACCGTTGAACTGGCGCCGGAGTCGGTAATGAAAGATGACTCTCTTGCCGGGAGCAGTTCGGCATCAGGGTCTGGCACCTCAAATGCTTCCGTTTACTACAACGCTCTGCTTGACGTGCCAAATCCAGAAAATCGCCTCCGTATTGCGATGACGGCGCAGGTCACGCTGCTGGCTGGTGAGGCCAAAGACACGCTGCTGGTACCGATTCAGGCCGTGCATAAAGCCGAAGGAAACAAGCAGGAAGTGCAGGTGCTGCGGGCTGACGGCAAGCTGGAGGCCCGAGAGGTGAAAACCGGGATCACCAACAGCGTGGATATTCAGATCCTCGAAGGACTAAACGTCGGGGAAAATGTCGTGCTGTCACAGCCGGGTGAGAAAGCGCCTGGGGAAGGGTTTGTTCTGTGA